A genomic segment from Chiroxiphia lanceolata isolate bChiLan1 chromosome 27, bChiLan1.pri, whole genome shotgun sequence encodes:
- the EPS15L1 gene encoding epidermal growth factor receptor substrate 15-like 1 isoform X4: MAALIPLSQQFSTGNPIYETYYKQVDPTYTGRVGASEAALFLKKSGLSDIILGKIWDLADPEGKGYLDKQGFYVALRLVACAQNGHDVNMSSLNLTVPPPKFHDSSSPLLITPPSTETHWAVRVEEKAKFDGIFESLLPVNGLLSGDKVKPVLMNSKLPLDILGRVWDLSDIDKDGHLDKDEFAVAMHLVYRALEKESVPSQLPPSLIPPSKRKKMPVFPGAVPVLPASPPPKDSLRSTPSHGSVNSLNSTGSLSPKHSIKQAQPTVNWVVPMAEKVRYDEIFLKTDTDMDGFVSGQEVKDIFMHSGLSQNLLAHIWALADTRQMGKLSKDQFALAMYLIQQKVSKGIDPPQVLSPDMIPPTERNTPIQTLSGYLTPVGTEISALTEMRRDSASSVGSGEFTGVKELDDISQEIAQLQREKYSLEQDIREKEESIRQKTNEVQELQNDLDRETSTLQELEAQKQDAQDRLDEMDQQKAKLKDMLNDVRQKCQEETQVISSLKMQIQSQESDLKLQEDDLNRAKAELNRLQQEETQLEQSIQAGKVQLETIIKSLKSTQEEINQARSKLSQLQESHQEVNKSIEEYNEALNGIHGGSLTNLADMSEGLGQTERSNYGTMDDPFKNKALMFTNNTQELHTDPFQSEDPFKSDPFKGADPFKGSDPFQHDPFAEQPPAPADPFGGDPFKESDPFRSSAPEDFFKKPVKSDPFTSDPFTKPPALPSKPDPFESTDPFTSSSISSKGPDPFGTLDPFGSGAFSSGEGFADFSQMSKSAAPDPFASSFGGVGFSDDPFKSKSDTPALPPKKNVPPRPKPPSVWK, from the exons ATGGCGGCGCTCATCCCCCTCAGCCAGCAG TTTTCTACTGGGAACCCAATATACGAAACTTACTACAAACAG gtaGATCCAACATACACAGGGAGAGTTGGGGCAAGTGAAGCTgctctgtttcttaaaaaatcTGGTCTCTCTGATATCATCCTTGGAAAA ATATGGGATTTGGCTGACCCAGAGGGGAAAGGATACTTAGATAAACAG GGTTTCTACGTCGCGTTGCGCCTCGTGGCCTGCGCCCAGAACGGCCACGACGTCAACATGAGCAGCCTCAACTTGACTGTGCCACCTCCTAAATTC CATGACAGTAGCAGTCCTTTGCTGATCACACCACCTTCAACAGAGACTCACTGGGCTGTCAGG gtggaagaaaaagcaaagtttgATGGTATTTTTGAAAGCCTTTTGCCAGTAAATGGTTTACTTTCAGGAGACAAAGTAAAACCAGTACTGATGAATTCAAAGCTACCTCTTGATATCCTCGGAAGG GTCTGGGATCTCAGTGATATTGATAAAGATGGTCACCTGGACAAGGATGAATTTGCTGTG GCAATGCATTTGGTTTATAGAGCTCTTGAGAAAGAGTCAGTCCCTTCACAATTGCCCCCTTCTCTCATACCACCttctaaaagaaagaagatgccCGTGTtccctggagcagttcctgttctccctgccagccccccccccaaagaCAGCCTCCGTTCCACCCCCTCCCACGGCAGTGTCAACAGcctgaacagcacagggagcctGTCCCCCAAGCACAGCATCAAACAAGCCCAG CCAACTGTGAACTGGGTGGTCCCAATGGCTGAAAAAGTGAGATACGATgagattttcttaaaaacagaCACAGACATGGATGGGTTTGTGAGTGGCCAAGAAGTAAAGGACATTTTTATGCATTCAGGTCTGTCTCAGAATCTCCTAGCACATATATG GGCTTTGGCAGACACGAGGCAGATGGGGAAGCTCAGCAAAGACCAGTTTGCACTTGCCATGTATCTCATTCAACAGAAGGTCAGCAAAGGGATTGATCCTCCCCAAGTGTTATCCCCAGATATGATCCCTCCCACAGAGAGGAACACTCCCATCCAG ACTCTGTCAGGTTACTTGACCCCTGTAGGAACTGAGATCTCAGCACTCACAGAGATGCGGCGT GACAGTGCAAGTTCTGTTGGATCAGGAGAATTCACAGGAGTGAAGGAGCTGGATGATATTAGCCAAGAAATCGCTCAGCTGCAGAG AGAAAAGTATTCACTAGAGCAGGACAttagggaaaaggaagaatcaATCAGACAGAAAACCAATGAAGTTCAG GAACTGCAGAATGACTTAGACAGGGAGACAAGTACCTTGCAAGAGCTGGAGGCTCAGAAACAAGAtgcccaggacaggctggatgaGATGGACCAGCAGAAAGCCAAGCTGAAGGATATGCTCAATGATGTCAGGCAGAAATGCCAGGAAGAAACCCAGGTG atttcctCACTAAAAATGCAGATTCAATCTCAGGAATCAGATTTAAAATTACAGGAAGATGACCTTAACAgagcaaaagcagagctgaatcGCCTGCAGCAGGAAGAGACTCAGCTAGAGCAGAGTATCCAGGCTGGAAAAGTGCAGCTTGAAACAATAATCAAATCTTTAAAATCAACACAGGAAGAAATAAACCAG GCAAGAAGTAAACTTTCCCAGCTGCAAGAGAGCCACCAGGAAGTCAACAAGAGCATAGAGGAGTACAATGAAGCTCTCAATGGGATCCATGGGGGCAGCCTGACCAATTTAGCAGATATGAGTGAAGGCCTTGGGCAGACAGAAAGAAGCAATTATGGAActatg GATGATCCATTTAAGAACAAAGCCTTGATGTTTACCAATAATACACAAGAATTGCATACAGACCCATTCCAGTCAGAAGATCCTTTCAAGTCTGATCCATTTAAGGGAGCAGACCCCTTCAAAGGCA GTGACCCATTCCAGCATGATCCTTTTGCAGAACagccacctgctccagcag ATCCCTTTGGAGGTGATCCCTTTAAGGAGAGTGACCCATTTCGGAGTTCTGCCCCTGAGGATTTCTTCAAGAAGCCAGTGAAGAGTGACCCATTTACCTCAGATCCATTCACAAAGCCCCCTGCTTTACCCTCAAAG CCTGACCCTTTTGAAAGCACTGATCCTTTTACGTCTTCCAGTATCTCTTCAAAAGGTCCAG ATCCATTTGGAACACTGGATCCATTTGGAAGTGGTGCTTTCAGTAGTGGGGAGGGATTTGCAGACTTCAGTCAGATGTCAAAG tCAGCAGCTCCTGACCCCTTTGCCTCCTCTTTTGGAGGGGTGGGATTTTCAGATGACCCTTTCAAAAGCAAATCAGACACACCAGCGTTACCACCCAAGAAAAATGTCCCTCCACGACCCAAGCCACCCAGTG
- the EPS15L1 gene encoding epidermal growth factor receptor substrate 15-like 1 isoform X3, with protein sequence MAALIPLSQQFSTGNPIYETYYKQVDPTYTGRVGASEAALFLKKSGLSDIILGKIWDLADPEGKGYLDKQGFYVALRLVACAQNGHDVNMSSLNLTVPPPKFHDSSSPLLITPPSTETHWAVRVEEKAKFDGIFESLLPVNGLLSGDKVKPVLMNSKLPLDILGRVWDLSDIDKDGHLDKDEFAVAMHLVYRALEKESVPSQLPPSLIPPSKRKKMPVFPGAVPVLPASPPPKDSLRSTPSHGSVNSLNSTGSLSPKHSIKQAQPTVNWVVPMAEKVRYDEIFLKTDTDMDGFVSGQEVKDIFMHSGLSQNLLAHIWALADTRQMGKLSKDQFALAMYLIQQKVSKGIDPPQVLSPDMIPPTERNTPIQTLSGYLTPVGTEISALTEMRRDSASSVGSGEFTGVKELDDISQEIAQLQREKYSLEQDIREKEESIRQKTNEVQELQNDLDRETSTLQELEAQKQDAQDRLDEMDQQKAKLKDMLNDVRQKCQEETQVISSLKMQIQSQESDLKLQEDDLNRAKAELNRLQQEETQLEQSIQAGKVQLETIIKSLKSTQEEINQARSKLSQLQESHQEVNKSIEEYNEALNGIHGGSLTNLADMSEGLGQTERSNYGTMDDPFKNKALMFTNNTQELHTDPFQSEDPFKSDPFKGADPFKGSDPFQHDPFAEQPPAPADPFGGDPFKESDPFRSSAPEDFFKKPVKSDPFTSDPFTKPPALPSKPDPFESTDPFTSSSISSKGPDPFGTLDPFGSGAFSSGEGFADFSQMSKSAAPDPFASSFGGVGFSDDPFKSKSDTPALPPKKNVPPRPKPPSGRMDDA encoded by the exons ATGGCGGCGCTCATCCCCCTCAGCCAGCAG TTTTCTACTGGGAACCCAATATACGAAACTTACTACAAACAG gtaGATCCAACATACACAGGGAGAGTTGGGGCAAGTGAAGCTgctctgtttcttaaaaaatcTGGTCTCTCTGATATCATCCTTGGAAAA ATATGGGATTTGGCTGACCCAGAGGGGAAAGGATACTTAGATAAACAG GGTTTCTACGTCGCGTTGCGCCTCGTGGCCTGCGCCCAGAACGGCCACGACGTCAACATGAGCAGCCTCAACTTGACTGTGCCACCTCCTAAATTC CATGACAGTAGCAGTCCTTTGCTGATCACACCACCTTCAACAGAGACTCACTGGGCTGTCAGG gtggaagaaaaagcaaagtttgATGGTATTTTTGAAAGCCTTTTGCCAGTAAATGGTTTACTTTCAGGAGACAAAGTAAAACCAGTACTGATGAATTCAAAGCTACCTCTTGATATCCTCGGAAGG GTCTGGGATCTCAGTGATATTGATAAAGATGGTCACCTGGACAAGGATGAATTTGCTGTG GCAATGCATTTGGTTTATAGAGCTCTTGAGAAAGAGTCAGTCCCTTCACAATTGCCCCCTTCTCTCATACCACCttctaaaagaaagaagatgccCGTGTtccctggagcagttcctgttctccctgccagccccccccccaaagaCAGCCTCCGTTCCACCCCCTCCCACGGCAGTGTCAACAGcctgaacagcacagggagcctGTCCCCCAAGCACAGCATCAAACAAGCCCAG CCAACTGTGAACTGGGTGGTCCCAATGGCTGAAAAAGTGAGATACGATgagattttcttaaaaacagaCACAGACATGGATGGGTTTGTGAGTGGCCAAGAAGTAAAGGACATTTTTATGCATTCAGGTCTGTCTCAGAATCTCCTAGCACATATATG GGCTTTGGCAGACACGAGGCAGATGGGGAAGCTCAGCAAAGACCAGTTTGCACTTGCCATGTATCTCATTCAACAGAAGGTCAGCAAAGGGATTGATCCTCCCCAAGTGTTATCCCCAGATATGATCCCTCCCACAGAGAGGAACACTCCCATCCAG ACTCTGTCAGGTTACTTGACCCCTGTAGGAACTGAGATCTCAGCACTCACAGAGATGCGGCGT GACAGTGCAAGTTCTGTTGGATCAGGAGAATTCACAGGAGTGAAGGAGCTGGATGATATTAGCCAAGAAATCGCTCAGCTGCAGAG AGAAAAGTATTCACTAGAGCAGGACAttagggaaaaggaagaatcaATCAGACAGAAAACCAATGAAGTTCAG GAACTGCAGAATGACTTAGACAGGGAGACAAGTACCTTGCAAGAGCTGGAGGCTCAGAAACAAGAtgcccaggacaggctggatgaGATGGACCAGCAGAAAGCCAAGCTGAAGGATATGCTCAATGATGTCAGGCAGAAATGCCAGGAAGAAACCCAGGTG atttcctCACTAAAAATGCAGATTCAATCTCAGGAATCAGATTTAAAATTACAGGAAGATGACCTTAACAgagcaaaagcagagctgaatcGCCTGCAGCAGGAAGAGACTCAGCTAGAGCAGAGTATCCAGGCTGGAAAAGTGCAGCTTGAAACAATAATCAAATCTTTAAAATCAACACAGGAAGAAATAAACCAG GCAAGAAGTAAACTTTCCCAGCTGCAAGAGAGCCACCAGGAAGTCAACAAGAGCATAGAGGAGTACAATGAAGCTCTCAATGGGATCCATGGGGGCAGCCTGACCAATTTAGCAGATATGAGTGAAGGCCTTGGGCAGACAGAAAGAAGCAATTATGGAActatg GATGATCCATTTAAGAACAAAGCCTTGATGTTTACCAATAATACACAAGAATTGCATACAGACCCATTCCAGTCAGAAGATCCTTTCAAGTCTGATCCATTTAAGGGAGCAGACCCCTTCAAAGGCA GTGACCCATTCCAGCATGATCCTTTTGCAGAACagccacctgctccagcag ATCCCTTTGGAGGTGATCCCTTTAAGGAGAGTGACCCATTTCGGAGTTCTGCCCCTGAGGATTTCTTCAAGAAGCCAGTGAAGAGTGACCCATTTACCTCAGATCCATTCACAAAGCCCCCTGCTTTACCCTCAAAG CCTGACCCTTTTGAAAGCACTGATCCTTTTACGTCTTCCAGTATCTCTTCAAAAGGTCCAG ATCCATTTGGAACACTGGATCCATTTGGAAGTGGTGCTTTCAGTAGTGGGGAGGGATTTGCAGACTTCAGTCAGATGTCAAAG tCAGCAGCTCCTGACCCCTTTGCCTCCTCTTTTGGAGGGGTGGGATTTTCAGATGACCCTTTCAAAAGCAAATCAGACACACCAGCGTTACCACCCAAGAAAAATGTCCCTCCACGACCCAAGCCACCCAGTG